A region of the Dreissena polymorpha isolate Duluth1 chromosome 6, UMN_Dpol_1.0, whole genome shotgun sequence genome:
TAAGAATTTGTATTGTTAATATGTGGTGTTAGCAAACATAAACACTTcacacatattttaattaataatattctAATGTTGTTTATCTACCAAAACAGATAAGAAAGAAAAGCAGCTACGTATATGGTCAACACACTATTAATTTAccaatacacaaacaaaataagtaaaatacTTAAAATCTAAACTAATACAACAAACATTCTTCAGTTAAAATGATAACATAATTACACTTGGCTAATTTATGTTGGTGTTGCAAAAGATTAGGTAAGACTAATGCTAGAACTGtttttattattactactattactataactGTTACTAATACTTATTTGTATTCTAAACAGAAGTAGCCGACAACGTTTATACAagttcctactactactactacttcttatactactataataatacttctaataataacaatacgtctaataataataatacttctaataataataataatcatcatcataatcataataataatattcataataatattcaaaatgatattcataataattgttatttcaGAAAACAGTTCGGTGCCACATGTTATGTTCCATGCTCGACAAACCACTACTGGTCAACGCTCATACACTACAAACCAGGACGTTGTGTTCCCGACAGTCCTGATCAACGATGGTGGATGGTATAGCCCTATCACTGGGCACTTCACAGCGTCCGTTGCGGGGGTGTACATGTTCATGGTGCAGTTCTGTCCGTATTTGCACAAATGGGCCTACCTGGAAATTGTCCATGCAGGTAGAGCTTTACAGAGTTCAGGACACAAGGGTGAAGATGTTATAGTTTGTGTCAGCATGCAGGCCTTTGCTAAGGTTGCTATTGGAGACGAGGTCTGGGTGCGAATTTCAGCTACTAGTGAGATCTATCATGATGACACCAGATCGACAAGCTATGCTGGGCTTTTGATCAGCCTTTAAATACTAATGAACTGTCTACGCGTGACAATATATTTCTGGcatatgtaaaataattaattcaGTTCTTTTCAGTTGCGATATCTAACCATTTTtcactttttatttatatatcgtaAAGAAACCttaataaattgtaatatataccTTACCCGAGTCTGTTTATGACAGGTGGTTGTTTCTTCAAATTTATGTTGAAACTAGCTCCTGACAGCCATCTTACGGTATTGTTTCAACATCTGATTGCTTGGAATGcatatcaaattaaaataatacaacgTGAGAAAAAGAAGAGCAGAAGAAATGCGAACGCGGTAATAATTATTAGCTTGTCCCGATTTTTTCAACTTGTGTTAACTATGTTTTAATAGGTTTAACATAGCTAACTGAGCCTATGTCCCTATGGAACTTTCTGTCAAACATCAAATGCATACAGTTAACAATACGCTTCTTAAAAGAAGTATTTGTTTTAGAAAATGCCGGTCCTCATTGATATACTAAGGGTTTATAGTCCTTTTCGGAAAGGCTTAAATTTATCGGTAAAGGTTATCGCCCTTGCATACTCTCTAACGAGGAGTTAACGCGCGACTGTAACTGGGGAGCAAATTTAATATGGCGGACAATGATAAAACGACACGATTTCCTAAGTCAACTGATAAAAAGAGACATTACTGTTGTATATGTAGCAATTACAGAGGAAAAATAGTGGTGGACACATGATTAGACATCGGAAGTATGAATGATGATAAGAAAACCGAACACATTTGGGACCTTACGTagcttgttttaaatattgttataccGTATCTCTATTTGCTGAATGTAGATTTAGCTTAGAGGGAAGAGGGAAGAATAGTGTTGGAATCAAACGGCATCGATAATGTCGCCCTAAATATGTAAATGGACTTCATAATTGTATAAAATATTATTCCCGTGTTTACATaacttatattattataatttgtattttaccaCGATGTTGTCCGTTTTTATTTATAactgaaaacatgttttatttaaaaaaaaaagttttcgcACTCTTAACTCAaatggtaaaaaaataatgtaacgGCATTAATTGCATGTGTTGACAAAATGAAGCACACATTCCCGAAATTTTACTAACAACAAACGTGTATGTTTAATACAAGTAAGAGCATTGAAGAAGTATTTAATTTATTACCAGGTGAAGATCGAGAATTTGTATGTGCGTTTGTTTTGGTTATTATAGCAAACATTCAAAATTGATCAATGTATTTCACTTCATGTATATAAACTAACTGTGTGTATCGAACGATTTAGCCGTTCTTGTTTTCCTCTCAACTGCTTTCCGACCAGATACTCTCGTCGTACCAACGTTTATGCCATTTATGGATATACTTATTTTCATAGTCAACTTCAAATTTTTCAACGTGTATTAAAAGTGTTTGccattattttttatcattttttaattcCTTGCACGGGTTCAACCGCTCCTTTAACTTTCCCAATTGACTATACAACCAACCCTGTCCACGACTGCTAGACAGCGGTTATATCTTCATTTATCAATCACATTAATATTATAACTGACACAAAGGTCGAgacgaaataataaaatgtagtttacatCGCGAGGACTCAGAAAGTCAGTATAATGTATTAGCCGGCCCATAAAACTAGTGACATTGTTGTTGATGTGCTATatagtttaaaacatttttttaaatacaacgtTACAATTACTTCCCCAATGCATCGTATGCAGTTATAATTTGAGTACGTTTGTTGGACATAATACTTCGTTTAAATGCATGCCTtcttttgtcaataaatgttgcTTTTTAACTGAAGAATACACCTTGTATTCCCACACCAACCATCGGTCTATAATTATTCAtgtctttatttaatattatggACATACATACAATATTTATTGCATAACACAGCTATTAAAATTGTCGTGAATACGCTCACATTCTCGACAGTAAAAGCGTCAAGTCTGAATATGATTTCATCAACCTGCCAAGAACCGTAATAACGTTTCACACTTTGAATATCAAACGATTTTAGTTGCGTAACATTTCATcgcataaatatttatatgttttaattgacTTCAGGTGTGGTTTTGTGTCAACTTGGTCGTGAAATAGCATGA
Encoded here:
- the LOC127836458 gene encoding uncharacterized protein LOC127836458, with the protein product MWFVILLVYMLKASSAVEPSCQVCSKFDYERLLERVIRNELTLKDTLDKITKTNAKVEETLKRIETENAKLNLAMQGLEEKKRTIDDKIDALVDTGAKNMSEAVAEMKTAVQSLVKQTAQEWDVMKENSSVPHVMFHARQTTTGQRSYTTNQDVVFPTVLINDGGWYSPITGHFTASVAGVYMFMVQFCPYLHKWAYLEIVHAGRALQSSGHKGEDVIVCVSMQAFAKVAIGDEVWVRISATSEIYHDDTRSTSYAGLLISL